In Candidatus Thorarchaeota archaeon, the following proteins share a genomic window:
- the dcd gene encoding dCTP deaminase: MSLLSDRDLKTAIESEIIRIEPYDPDSVGPCSIDLRLDSIFRTYNPGKPVDIKKPHEAAEYTRLVDTKGEPFMILPGQFVLAQTEETIAISSEYAGLLEGRSSVARLGIIVHAAGLVNPGTGMEEMTKLTLEIYCFNLSPVLLYPGMRIVQLMLVPLSSPAAVGYDERASSRYVGQDSPDMN; the protein is encoded by the coding sequence ATGTCCCTGCTATCCGATCGTGATCTCAAAACCGCAATAGAATCCGAAATAATCAGAATCGAGCCCTATGATCCTGATTCGGTTGGCCCGTGCAGTATAGATTTACGACTTGATTCAATATTCCGCACATACAACCCGGGAAAGCCAGTGGATATCAAGAAACCCCATGAAGCCGCAGAATATACTAGGTTAGTTGACACTAAAGGAGAACCGTTTATGATTCTTCCTGGGCAATTCGTTCTTGCTCAAACAGAGGAGACAATTGCTATATCGAGTGAGTATGCCGGACTACTGGAAGGGCGTTCAAGCGTTGCACGGTTAGGAATAATTGTTCACGCCGCAGGATTAGTTAATCCCGGTACAGGAATGGAAGAGATGACCAAGTTGACATTGGAGATCTATTGCTTCAATCTAAGCCCCGTTCTTTTGTATCCGGGCATGAGAATCGTTCAATTGATGTTGGTTCCCCTTAGTTCCCCTGCGGCTGTAGGTTATGATGAGAGGGCATCAAGCAGGTACGTTGGCCAAGATTCTCCAGATATGAACTGA
- a CDS encoding zinc-ribbon domain-containing protein, with the protein MVRRLRLPFALKTTDSGLEPVSESESSVVALARTEPSIEEKMSYALARVPIPFWCVQISEHEAIILSAIRDEPTVFEFTNDKELGTIKRVVGSEMDSWQTIPNAVDRILPLLGSIEKEVKYLKGLIDPAVILSVGNHFVQQEGQTSGGILNEIIDSHVALDASEEFQQILDSRRARLQSLREIQQLAEKTLESETKKLNNLIQKEKERTEERTRNLRDIVDMEISMLKEKQSDQLQELEQEETMDLRALTADFARSTNELETFFSQNILETIRDRRSKIARSKEDVESATSHFEELSNYLEENVPKYEETVSKLNTEAKEVLVREKEIRESYEDKRKKLEEEINMQIRNHQHRIVEFELERDQTENELLEAKSRLDQASENLRGKIEGRVQQLKEELQSLEKFAFKSVNIPGLAPLTKLNVEVFLHNQDDHLEVMTPCIIPKEGIGFGLECEHADHHLSTFLTEMITERIDSSMSFANEINQACISQNLFMIDKMNQSIKEGTDQLHQSGLLESHKKSAFTKRFSLRAGKCPYCGAEIAESVRFCGECGKPLQ; encoded by the coding sequence ATGGTTAGGAGACTAAGGCTTCCGTTTGCATTGAAGACAACTGATTCAGGATTAGAACCGGTTTCCGAATCTGAATCTAGCGTTGTTGCTCTTGCAAGAACAGAACCGAGTATAGAAGAGAAGATGAGTTATGCATTAGCAAGAGTTCCGATTCCATTCTGGTGCGTGCAGATTTCGGAACATGAAGCTATCATTCTCTCAGCTATTAGAGATGAACCAACCGTTTTCGAATTCACCAACGATAAAGAACTAGGAACAATCAAACGCGTGGTAGGAAGTGAGATGGATAGCTGGCAAACAATTCCAAATGCGGTAGATCGAATCCTACCACTACTCGGTAGTATAGAGAAAGAGGTAAAGTATCTAAAAGGGTTAATCGATCCTGCTGTAATCTTGTCGGTCGGTAATCATTTCGTCCAGCAAGAAGGACAGACAAGTGGTGGGATTCTCAACGAGATTATCGACTCTCATGTTGCTCTGGATGCAAGCGAAGAATTCCAACAGATTTTAGATAGTAGAAGGGCCAGATTGCAAAGCTTGCGTGAAATTCAGCAATTAGCAGAGAAAACGCTTGAATCAGAGACGAAGAAGCTGAACAATCTTATCCAGAAGGAAAAAGAAAGGACCGAAGAGCGCACTAGAAATCTTCGCGATATCGTGGATATGGAAATCTCAATGCTCAAGGAGAAACAGAGTGACCAACTCCAAGAATTAGAACAAGAAGAAACCATGGATCTTAGAGCTCTGACCGCAGATTTTGCACGCAGCACCAACGAGCTGGAGACCTTTTTCTCGCAGAACATCCTTGAGACAATCAGGGACAGACGCAGCAAAATAGCACGCAGCAAGGAAGATGTAGAATCAGCAACTAGCCACTTCGAGGAACTTTCCAACTATTTGGAGGAGAATGTTCCAAAATACGAAGAAACCGTTTCCAAGCTCAACACAGAGGCAAAAGAAGTTCTTGTTCGCGAAAAAGAAATCAGAGAATCTTACGAAGATAAACGTAAAAAGCTGGAAGAAGAAATCAACATGCAAATCAGAAATCACCAGCATCGCATTGTTGAATTTGAGCTTGAGCGGGATCAGACTGAAAATGAATTACTTGAAGCGAAGAGCCGACTAGATCAAGCCAGTGAAAACTTGAGGGGAAAAATCGAGGGGCGTGTGCAACAACTCAAAGAAGAATTGCAATCACTGGAGAAGTTTGCTTTCAAGAGTGTCAATATTCCAGGTCTTGCTCCTTTGACCAAGCTCAATGTAGAGGTTTTCCTGCATAATCAAGACGATCATCTTGAAGTAATGACACCCTGTATAATACCGAAAGAGGGGATTGGATTTGGACTGGAGTGTGAACATGCCGACCATCATCTTAGTACATTTCTCACAGAAATGATTACGGAAAGAATTGATTCTAGCATGTCATTTGCCAACGAAATAAATCAAGCTTGTATTTCACAAAATCTGTTTATGATTGACAAGATGAATCAATCTATTAAAGAAGGTACAGATCAATTGCATCAGAGTGGCCTTTTGGAAAGCCACAAGAAGTCCGCATTCACAAAGAGATTCAGCTTGAGGGCTGGAAAATGTCCATACTGTGGTGCTGAAATTGCTGAGTCAGTCCGCTTTTGTGGAGAATGCGGAAAGCCACTTCAATAA
- a CDS encoding nucleoside phosphorylase — translation MNGAEYHIGIAKGEMPQRVLLPGDPGRAKAIAETYFENPTQVAQNREYWSYKGTYDGVDVGVCSTGIGCPSAAIAIEELVKVGCKSFIRVGSAGAIDRTLSAGDLVIFTGAVRDEGTSVQYVPIEYPAVADPNLVQSIAKAAEQRGATYRIGIGHSKDAFYSEHPDMTTNPDALEKKWKSMERAGVLATEMEAAVLFVLGQLRNVRVGTVCVVIGEPIQNEAEITDKPEIDNLVPVALDAITTTDIQES, via the coding sequence ATGAATGGAGCAGAATACCACATCGGAATAGCAAAAGGAGAAATGCCCCAACGCGTATTACTGCCTGGAGATCCAGGCAGAGCGAAAGCGATTGCAGAAACCTACTTTGAGAATCCTACACAGGTAGCGCAGAACCGTGAGTACTGGAGTTATAAAGGAACATATGACGGGGTGGATGTTGGTGTCTGTTCGACAGGTATCGGTTGTCCATCTGCAGCAATCGCAATTGAGGAGCTTGTTAAGGTTGGCTGCAAATCTTTTATCCGTGTCGGTTCAGCCGGTGCCATAGATAGAACACTATCAGCTGGAGATTTGGTCATCTTCACTGGGGCGGTACGAGATGAGGGTACATCGGTGCAGTATGTGCCTATTGAGTATCCAGCAGTTGCGGATCCAAATCTGGTCCAGTCAATTGCAAAAGCAGCTGAACAAAGAGGGGCAACTTACAGGATTGGAATTGGACATAGCAAAGATGCCTTCTATAGTGAACATCCAGATATGACAACAAATCCAGACGCACTTGAGAAGAAGTGGAAAAGCATGGAAAGAGCAGGTGTCCTTGCTACTGAAATGGAAGCTGCAGTTTTATTCGTTCTAGGACAGCTTCGCAATGTCAGAGTTGGAACCGTATGCGTTGTGATTGGGGAACCAATCCAAAACGAAGCAGAGATTACTGACAAGCCAGAAATAGACAACTTGGTTCCAGTAGCCCTAGATGCAATAACCACGACGGATATTCAAGAAAGCTGA
- the wecB gene encoding UDP-N-acetylglucosamine 2-epimerase (non-hydrolyzing), producing MEPFLVVGTRPEIIKMTPIIHAWEKKENDLFLLHTGQHYSSYMSDAFFQDMDLREPDKNLNIGSGSHSEQTAKALLGIEEQLQKVKPPLVVVQGDTNAVLSAALAAVKLNIPVAHVEAGLRSFDIRMPEEHNRRLTDHASTLLFAPTTEAAQTLERENVWGEVYVTGNTVIDAVERYMPIALKKRDIMDRLDIDFEEYALLTLHRAENVDDPSILKGLIEGILQLDANVVFSTHPRTVARLEEFGLMKKVESSKHMILIEPVPYLDFLKLMHGSSYILTDSGGIQEEATAPSLSKRVFVLRTSTERPEAVDSGYAHVVGVTPEVFPNRIKTILHEPFEPAACPYGNGNAAKKITRIMVQRYEK from the coding sequence GTGGAACCGTTCTTAGTCGTCGGGACTCGCCCCGAAATCATAAAGATGACACCGATAATCCATGCTTGGGAGAAAAAAGAGAATGATTTGTTCCTGCTTCATACGGGTCAGCATTACTCAAGTTACATGAGCGATGCATTCTTCCAAGACATGGATCTGAGAGAACCGGACAAGAACTTGAATATTGGGTCAGGTTCACATTCTGAACAGACCGCGAAGGCACTACTGGGGATTGAAGAGCAATTACAGAAAGTCAAACCTCCACTTGTTGTCGTACAGGGGGATACAAACGCAGTGCTATCTGCCGCATTAGCCGCTGTTAAACTAAATATACCTGTAGCCCACGTTGAGGCAGGCCTCAGAAGTTTCGATATCCGGATGCCCGAGGAACACAATCGCAGATTAACTGATCATGCTAGTACTCTTCTTTTTGCCCCGACTACAGAAGCAGCTCAAACACTCGAAAGAGAGAACGTATGGGGGGAGGTATATGTTACTGGAAACACAGTGATCGATGCGGTCGAGAGGTACATGCCCATAGCACTGAAAAAAAGGGATATCATGGATAGGCTTGATATCGATTTCGAGGAATATGCACTCCTTACTTTACATCGCGCGGAGAATGTTGATGACCCTAGCATATTGAAAGGCCTAATAGAAGGTATTCTCCAGCTGGATGCGAATGTCGTCTTCTCTACTCATCCTAGGACAGTTGCTCGACTTGAGGAATTTGGTCTGATGAAGAAAGTAGAGTCTAGCAAGCACATGATACTGATTGAACCAGTTCCATATCTAGATTTCTTAAAATTGATGCACGGTTCCTCATATATCCTTACAGATTCAGGAGGGATTCAAGAAGAAGCAACTGCACCATCTTTGAGTAAGCGTGTTTTTGTGCTTAGAACCTCAACAGAACGCCCTGAAGCGGTAGATTCTGGCTATGCTCATGTAGTAGGAGTAACCCCTGAAGTTTTTCCAAATCGAATCAAGACCATTTTGCACGAGCCCTTTGAGCCGGCAGCATGCCCATATGGAAATGGAAATGCCGCTAAGAAGATCACAAGAATCATGGTACAGCGGTACGAAAAGTAG
- a CDS encoding DUF1931 domain-containing protein: MADYVVKKAIQDFARENDLMVASDFYDELDKHVEKLLKAAAKRTTANRRKTLSPHDL, translated from the coding sequence ATGGCAGACTATGTAGTTAAGAAAGCAATTCAAGACTTCGCAAGAGAAAACGATCTAATGGTAGCATCAGATTTCTACGATGAGCTGGACAAGCACGTCGAGAAGCTACTCAAGGCTGCAGCAAAGAGAACAACGGCCAATAGACGAAAGACACTAAGCCCCCACGATTTGTAG
- the surE gene encoding 5'/3'-nucleotidase SurE: MKICLTNDDGADHPGLLKLASSLSKLGTLTVIVPSNQRSATGKALTLNSPIRISEGILKDNYEMIKHSGLPADSVVLAKAFMTDIDLVVAGINGGANLGYQSMLTSGTVGAVFEGAIMGIPGIAFSMVVEPHEWFNSQGVQEDYQKAAEIATGITEKVLSTGLPGGIDAINVNFPSEISDNTKTVVTKPAKARIENELDRRIDPNGSPYYWLRGIPADAPAGTDAHEVLQNGNISIAPIIIDTVENEQIEQLKTLFSL; this comes from the coding sequence TTGAAAATATGTTTAACCAATGACGATGGCGCAGATCACCCAGGATTACTCAAGTTGGCGAGCAGTCTCAGCAAACTTGGTACTCTGACGGTTATCGTGCCAAGCAATCAGCGTAGTGCAACTGGCAAAGCACTCACTCTAAACAGCCCTATCAGAATCAGCGAAGGGATTCTGAAAGACAATTACGAAATGATAAAGCATTCGGGTCTTCCAGCTGATTCCGTTGTCTTGGCAAAAGCTTTCATGACCGACATCGACCTAGTAGTTGCAGGAATAAACGGTGGCGCGAATCTGGGGTATCAGAGTATGCTAACAAGCGGAACGGTAGGAGCAGTATTCGAAGGGGCAATTATGGGAATTCCTGGAATTGCCTTTTCGATGGTGGTTGAACCACATGAATGGTTTAATTCTCAGGGTGTGCAGGAAGACTACCAGAAGGCCGCTGAAATTGCTACTGGAATTACTGAGAAGGTTTTGAGCACGGGGCTCCCAGGGGGAATTGATGCAATTAACGTAAATTTTCCCTCAGAAATATCTGATAACACCAAAACTGTTGTTACGAAACCAGCAAAAGCACGCATTGAGAATGAACTAGATAGGCGTATAGATCCTAATGGAAGTCCATACTACTGGTTACGAGGCATACCGGCAGATGCTCCCGCTGGAACTGATGCTCATGAGGTTCTACAAAATGGCAATATATCCATTGCACCGATAATAATCGACACGGTAGAAAATGAGCAGATTGAACAGCTTAAGACGCTTTTCTCTCTTTAA
- a CDS encoding AIR synthase family protein, with amino-acid sequence MLPGKIPPEMLKDLVFTHLGKRDPDLILGPGIGQDACLIRFGDRILVAATDPITGSIEDAGWLSVHVNANDIATFGVAPRWFLNSIMLPETSDEDDLAKIMQQIHKAAASLGISVAGGHTEITQGLDRPIIAGFMLGLTEPGKYVTSSGAGSGDVIIMTKTAAIEGTAILASEGRGYLSEIIGEGLVENAVQIRDSISVVEEGIAAFQTGYVTAMHDPTEGGIVGGLHEMCNASGVGFKVDLESIPLHPATTAICDTLGVNWLYLISSGCMLITCPSTHAEEVVHAIEENGLQATIIGRIVDDSTTRLLVEDDESKPVERYGTDALWDALKILKERKAS; translated from the coding sequence CTGCTGCCCGGAAAAATACCCCCTGAAATGTTGAAGGATCTTGTTTTTACACATCTTGGCAAGAGAGACCCCGATTTGATTCTTGGTCCCGGAATAGGCCAAGATGCATGTCTCATCAGATTTGGTGATAGGATACTCGTAGCGGCTACTGACCCCATTACTGGTTCTATTGAAGACGCGGGGTGGCTATCTGTGCATGTGAATGCCAACGATATTGCCACATTTGGAGTAGCTCCAAGATGGTTCTTGAATTCCATTATGCTGCCTGAGACATCAGATGAAGACGATTTGGCAAAGATTATGCAACAAATCCACAAAGCAGCAGCATCCCTCGGGATATCCGTGGCTGGTGGGCATACAGAAATCACTCAGGGCCTGGATCGCCCTATAATAGCTGGTTTCATGTTAGGTCTTACTGAACCTGGAAAATACGTTACTTCGAGTGGTGCGGGAAGTGGAGATGTTATAATTATGACAAAGACTGCAGCCATCGAAGGGACGGCCATTTTGGCTTCAGAAGGACGCGGGTACCTCTCAGAAATAATCGGTGAAGGATTGGTTGAAAATGCCGTCCAAATTCGAGATAGCATAAGTGTTGTTGAGGAGGGAATTGCCGCGTTTCAAACCGGCTATGTAACTGCAATGCACGATCCGACGGAAGGTGGCATTGTGGGTGGGTTGCATGAGATGTGTAATGCTAGTGGTGTCGGCTTCAAAGTGGATTTGGAGAGCATTCCCCTACATCCAGCAACAACTGCAATATGTGATACACTTGGAGTGAACTGGCTTTATCTGATAAGCAGTGGGTGTATGCTCATAACTTGCCCATCTACCCATGCTGAGGAAGTGGTGCATGCCATTGAGGAGAATGGTCTTCAGGCGACCATTATTGGGAGAATCGTCGATGATAGCACAACCAGACTACTTGTAGAAGATGATGAATCTAAGCCTGTTGAACGATATGGTACTGATGCGCTTTGGGATGCATTGAAGATTCTTAAAGAGAGAAAAGCGTCTTAA
- a CDS encoding VWA domain-containing protein has translation MMAFFGFFAWIYMSPLNLLFGPGLGVFPPVSLLIVNSAIYVPLIAYTVRKWLRTMQKRKSGPAAGIDVVEPGKATPEPGDEWGIAKREYSESRKSEVIGSKSEIRRPPQDLENTFFVKTPDLDAGEPIFEEEELRRRAMVRSRVTSGAWSRKNRSSRSVGSIQSSEIAQYGRSTRSRIPVGEVQSIDLPASVVAAVARTGKFDETDRLKMTKSDLRERIFSGKTPLTILLVIDVSMSVKGSLEHIRKIVQRIEDETRGSKDRVGLIAFKDSGAIEVQAPTTNWNRLYRALLKLRISGLTPLAEGLMKSLQTVKRERMRNRGVQPLVVLLSDFAPNIPLEQSAGPGHPRYTPVRDIIKSTRILKKNDVPVVPINVNRRQAKWSSILKRPYHQALELATHLRMKKEGYSNLIETVLSVPAFRKEFGAYLVARIAGSRALLCSEVTRADSVIDVLLEAAANVPTIEVRDLKEAGAYLD, from the coding sequence ATGATGGCATTCTTTGGATTCTTTGCTTGGATTTACATGAGCCCATTGAATCTTCTTTTTGGACCTGGACTTGGGGTTTTTCCGCCTGTTTCACTACTGATTGTTAATTCAGCGATTTACGTCCCACTTATAGCTTATACAGTTAGAAAATGGCTTCGTACCATGCAGAAGCGAAAAAGCGGCCCTGCAGCTGGGATTGATGTGGTTGAGCCTGGAAAAGCAACACCCGAACCGGGAGATGAGTGGGGTATAGCGAAAAGAGAATATAGCGAGAGTAGGAAGTCTGAGGTGATTGGCTCCAAGTCAGAAATCCGCCGACCTCCTCAAGATCTCGAAAACACTTTCTTTGTTAAGACTCCGGACCTGGATGCTGGTGAACCTATCTTTGAAGAGGAGGAGCTCAGGAGAAGAGCGATGGTTCGATCTAGAGTTACTTCTGGTGCATGGTCAAGGAAGAATAGGTCATCTCGTTCCGTTGGTTCGATACAATCCTCTGAAATTGCCCAGTATGGTCGATCCACAAGGTCGCGTATACCTGTGGGAGAAGTTCAGAGTATCGATCTTCCGGCATCGGTGGTCGCAGCTGTTGCACGAACTGGGAAATTCGATGAAACAGACCGCTTGAAAATGACGAAATCAGACCTGAGGGAACGGATATTCTCTGGCAAAACACCCTTGACAATACTACTTGTCATAGATGTGAGTATGTCAGTCAAAGGAAGTTTGGAGCATATCCGGAAAATCGTACAGCGAATCGAGGACGAGACTCGTGGCTCCAAAGACCGTGTTGGGCTTATCGCTTTCAAGGATAGTGGGGCCATTGAGGTTCAAGCTCCAACAACTAACTGGAATCGCCTTTATCGAGCTCTCTTGAAGCTCAGAATCTCCGGGTTGACCCCTCTGGCTGAAGGGCTTATGAAATCACTTCAAACTGTTAAGAGAGAACGGATGAGAAACCGGGGGGTTCAACCGCTTGTGGTTCTCCTCTCAGATTTTGCTCCTAACATTCCTCTTGAGCAATCGGCTGGTCCTGGACATCCTCGCTATACGCCTGTGCGAGATATAATCAAATCCACACGCATTTTGAAGAAAAACGATGTACCTGTGGTACCGATTAACGTAAACAGAAGGCAAGCCAAATGGAGTTCAATCTTGAAACGTCCATACCATCAAGCCTTGGAACTTGCAACACATCTTCGGATGAAAAAGGAGGGATATTCGAATCTTATTGAAACGGTATTATCAGTTCCCGCATTTCGGAAAGAATTTGGTGCCTATCTTGTAGCAAGAATTGCAGGTAGTCGTGCTTTGCTCTGTTCAGAAGTGACTCGAGCAGATTCGGTGATAGACGTTTTACTTGAAGCAGCTGCAAATGTGCCCACAATCGAAGTACGAGATCTAAAGGAAGCTGGTGCGTATCTCGATTGA
- a CDS encoding AAA family ATPase yields the protein MNESRRSVLPFTAIVGLKRLKLALLLNGVNPRIGGVLVSGAKGTGKTTIVRALADLLPKVEVVTDCLFSCNPSNEEILCADCRARVESGETLQTEKRKMRVVNLPLSTTEDRLVGSLDIEQILQEGTRALQPGILAEANQNILYVDEVNLLPDHLVDDLLDAAATEVNVIEREGISVSHPADFVLMGSMNPEEGELRPQLLDRFPLHVSVGGDHSIDERMQLVRRNLQFEQNPKKFRKKWSEAQEELRQRIVMAREILDEVTLDESKLRAIAMACDALEVDGVRPDIVISKTAITHAAFQERKYITLEDMKLGAQLALSHRTRRSGLLEPPSPAEIDKAITRAANITETNDKRKSPTEIPASSEETGERKSGGKFGRQSSFATWGKQDGKKKARRK from the coding sequence TTGAATGAGTCGCGAAGGTCAGTTTTACCATTCACTGCCATAGTGGGCTTGAAGCGACTCAAACTGGCACTTCTACTTAATGGCGTGAATCCTCGTATCGGCGGTGTTTTGGTTTCTGGAGCTAAGGGAACTGGTAAGACAACGATAGTTCGAGCGCTAGCAGATTTGCTGCCCAAAGTAGAAGTTGTGACTGATTGCCTATTTAGCTGCAATCCCTCAAACGAAGAGATTCTCTGCGCCGATTGTCGTGCACGTGTTGAATCAGGTGAAACTCTTCAGACCGAAAAGAGAAAAATGCGCGTTGTCAATCTGCCACTTTCTACGACAGAGGATCGGTTGGTTGGATCCCTTGATATAGAACAGATTTTGCAGGAAGGAACTCGTGCATTACAGCCAGGTATTCTGGCAGAGGCTAATCAGAATATATTGTACGTGGACGAGGTAAACTTGCTGCCTGACCACCTGGTTGATGATTTGCTTGATGCTGCGGCAACAGAAGTGAACGTAATAGAACGTGAAGGTATCTCTGTTTCACATCCCGCTGATTTTGTGTTGATGGGTTCCATGAACCCAGAAGAAGGCGAGCTTAGACCTCAGCTGTTGGACCGTTTCCCACTACACGTATCAGTAGGAGGCGATCACTCAATCGACGAAAGGATGCAGCTGGTCAGGCGCAATCTCCAATTCGAACAGAATCCTAAGAAGTTTAGGAAGAAGTGGTCAGAAGCCCAAGAAGAGCTACGGCAACGCATTGTCATGGCTCGCGAGATTCTAGATGAGGTTACGCTAGATGAATCCAAGTTACGTGCTATAGCCATGGCTTGTGACGCATTGGAGGTAGATGGGGTCAGACCTGATATTGTAATTAGCAAGACCGCGATAACCCATGCAGCCTTTCAAGAACGAAAATATATCACGTTAGAAGATATGAAACTGGGCGCTCAATTGGCTTTGAGTCATAGGACTCGACGTAGCGGTCTACTCGAACCACCCTCCCCAGCTGAAATTGACAAGGCTATTACTCGCGCAGCAAATATTACCGAAACTAATGACAAGCGTAAATCACCAACAGAGATTCCTGCTTCGTCTGAGGAGACAGGAGAAAGAAAGAGCGGGGGCAAGTTTGGAAGACAATCTTCTTTTGCGACATGGGGAAAACAAGACGGTAAAAAAAAAGCCCGTCGAAAATAA
- a CDS encoding threonine synthase yields MTHLECPNCGTQYESEQGITYCSCGSPLFAIYDMDKVNDDIAKGRFPTKENSMWRYASLLPVDSHSAISLGEGWTPLLQTKRIHEYLDLDLLHIKQEPQNPTLSFKDRGLSAAVSKHNQLGSNHYVIPSAGNAAISMSAYAAAAGDKATVYMPQDTYTAFFQACSQYGAEVIPIEGTIADCGMAVNKNKKNWTDVSTTKEPFRVEGKKTLGFEICEQLEWSLPDVIICPTGGGTALLGIWKSLKELEEVGRIGGTRPRMFAAQSEGCAPVVRAFKEKDEEIEPWSDSETKALGLRVPKPFADKLVLEVLRESQGGAIASNEESIQKTRKLLAKKEGLDMCPEAAVAVAGTKKLVEQGIIDKKEEVVILNTGSGVRYPR; encoded by the coding sequence ATGACTCATCTTGAATGCCCCAACTGCGGAACGCAATATGAATCTGAACAAGGAATCACCTACTGTTCTTGTGGGTCTCCGCTGTTCGCGATTTATGATATGGACAAGGTAAATGACGACATTGCAAAAGGAAGATTTCCTACGAAAGAAAATTCGATGTGGAGATATGCCAGTCTACTACCTGTAGATTCTCACAGCGCGATTAGCTTAGGTGAAGGTTGGACTCCGTTGCTTCAAACAAAACGGATTCACGAATACTTAGACTTGGATTTGTTACATATTAAGCAGGAACCCCAGAATCCTACACTAAGCTTCAAGGATCGTGGATTAAGTGCAGCAGTCTCGAAACACAATCAGCTTGGAAGCAACCATTACGTCATTCCGTCTGCGGGCAATGCAGCAATATCCATGTCTGCATATGCTGCGGCTGCGGGGGACAAAGCAACAGTCTATATGCCTCAAGACACGTATACTGCATTTTTCCAAGCTTGTTCACAGTACGGAGCTGAGGTGATCCCCATAGAAGGAACCATTGCAGATTGCGGGATGGCAGTGAATAAGAATAAGAAGAACTGGACGGATGTCTCAACAACAAAAGAGCCGTTTCGAGTAGAGGGAAAGAAAACACTAGGGTTTGAAATATGTGAGCAGTTGGAGTGGTCCCTTCCGGATGTAATTATATGTCCTACAGGCGGTGGAACTGCACTTCTTGGTATATGGAAAAGTCTCAAGGAGCTCGAAGAAGTAGGACGTATTGGTGGTACTAGACCGCGTATGTTTGCCGCTCAAAGCGAGGGATGTGCGCCGGTTGTTCGAGCGTTCAAGGAGAAAGATGAGGAAATAGAGCCTTGGAGCGATAGCGAGACGAAGGCACTTGGACTCCGGGTTCCTAAACCCTTCGCAGATAAACTTGTTCTCGAAGTGTTAAGAGAATCACAAGGAGGGGCAATAGCTTCAAACGAAGAATCAATTCAAAAAACGAGAAAACTATTAGCAAAGAAGGAAGGGCTTGATATGTGCCCAGAGGCCGCAGTGGCTGTTGCTGGAACGAAAAAACTTGTTGAACAAGGAATCATAGACAAAAAAGAAGAGGTTGTAATTCTGAATACAGGGTCAGGTGTCAGATATCCACGGTAG
- a CDS encoding HAD family phosphatase, translating into MIELAIFDVDGTLTTHSSIWWRLHEHFGTEKKGQKYFDRYFAGEIDYDQWAELDASLWKGQAIDDARELVQSSELTPGAIETVESLRNDGVKLGIVSGGLDIAANHVGKNLGIDCVMTNRLLHRDGRITGEVDVQVGWGAKGTIIRKIAEHFDVSLEHTAYIGDGRNDVSAFSHVGLSIAFCPEHKEVADAADVVISENDLRLILPWISDT; encoded by the coding sequence ATGATAGAGCTTGCCATATTCGATGTTGATGGTACTCTCACAACGCATTCCTCTATCTGGTGGAGGCTGCATGAACACTTTGGGACTGAGAAAAAAGGGCAGAAGTATTTTGATCGCTATTTTGCTGGTGAAATTGACTACGATCAATGGGCTGAACTTGATGCGTCATTATGGAAAGGACAAGCGATTGATGATGCAAGAGAATTGGTCCAATCTTCTGAGCTGACTCCTGGTGCAATAGAGACGGTGGAATCTCTGAGGAATGACGGTGTCAAATTGGGCATCGTATCTGGTGGACTTGATATCGCGGCAAATCATGTTGGAAAGAATTTGGGTATAGACTGCGTGATGACAAATCGGTTGCTCCATAGGGATGGGAGAATAACTGGTGAAGTGGATGTTCAGGTTGGATGGGGTGCGAAGGGCACTATAATACGCAAAATAGCGGAACACTTCGATGTTTCCCTAGAACATACAGCGTATATAGGAGATGGACGGAATGATGTGAGTGCATTTTCTCATGTTGGGCTTTCCATAGCTTTTTGCCCGGAACACAAGGAAGTAGCAGACGCTGCTGATGTTGTCATATCCGAGAACGATTTGCGCCTTATTCTACCGTGGATATCTGACACCTGA